From Channa argus isolate prfri chromosome 21, Channa argus male v1.0, whole genome shotgun sequence, one genomic window encodes:
- the LOC137106864 gene encoding NAD(P)(+)--arginine ADP-ribosyltransferase 2-like, with the protein MKMKIPAPLPLLLCWMLLMDPEMILLGSPETIELNMADEAVDDMFYGCTKEMETKVKEKPFKHDNQKDLERAWKVASKCAKKEHDEDKDLTINHTRAICAYTSYFYKDINNAVRSGKNIYGSTFQYHQFYYWLTTAIQILKKNQPNCHKVYRRETKKFTGEINKVVRFGSFTSTSFRTNKTNFGSETCFYINTCLGAFLKNYPTFNDSEQEVLIPPYEQFKISDIKVGVGKFKDMQDCKKTFILKSEGLLSNVNCRLINN; encoded by the exons atgaagatgaagatcccagctcctcttcctctgctcctATGCTGGATGCTCCTCATGGACCCAGAGATG ATTCTTCTGGGTTCACCTGAGACGATTGAACTCAACATGGCCGATGAAGCTGTTGACGACATGTTCTATGGCTGCACTAAAGAGATGGAGACAAAGGTCAAGGAGAAACCGTTTAAACATGACAATCAGAAAGATCTGGAACGAGCCTGGAAAGTAGCATCAAAATGTGCCAAAAAGGAACATGACGAAGACAAAGATCTGACTATAAACCACACGCGAGCAATCTGCGCTTATACTTCATACTTTTATAAAGATATAAACAATGCTGTCCGATCAGGCAAGAACATCTATGGCAGCACTTTCCAGTACCATCAGTTCTATTACTGGTTAACTACGGCCATACAGATTCTTAAAAAGAACCAACCCAATTGTCACAAGGTTTATCGTAGGGAAACAAAGAAATTTACTGGTGAAATAAACAAAGTTGTTCGGTTTGGCTCCTTTACCTCCACCTCTTttagaacaaacaaaactaacttTGGTAGTGAGACCTGCTTTTACATTAACACGTGTCTGGGTGCATTTCTCAAGAATTATCCAACGTTTAACGACAGCGAACAAGAGGTGCTCATACCTCCCTACGAACAATTCAAGATATCTGACATAAAAGTAGGCGTAGGTAAATTTAAAGATATGCAAGATTGTAAAAAGACTTTTATCTTGAAGAGTGAAGGACTTCTCAGCAATGTAAACTGTAGGTTAATTAACAACTGA
- the LOC137107039 gene encoding erythroblast NAD(P)(+)--arginine ADP-ribosyltransferase-like codes for MKMKIPAPLPLLLCWMLLMDPEMILLGSPETIELNMADEAVDDMFKGCTKEMETKVEKKQFKHDNQKKLERAWKVASKCANKEHDEDKDLTKNHMLAICAYTSYFYKDINDAVRSGKNIYGSTFQYHQFYYWLTTAIQILKKNQQNCHKVYRRVKKTFTGKKNKVVRFGSFTSTSFRTNMTDFGNETCFYINTCLGADLKDYPMFKSREQEVLIPPYEQFKISDIKEGEDKLKDMEDCEKTFILESKGPHSNLNCRLINN; via the exons atgaagatgaagatccctgctcctcttcctctgctcctATGCTGGATGCTCCTCATGGACCCAGAGATG ATTCTTCTGGGTTCACCTGAGACGATTGAACTCAACATGGCCGATGAAGCTGTTGACGACATGTTCAAAGGCTGCACTAAAGAGATGGAGACAAAGGTCGAGaagaaacagtttaaacatGACAATCAGAAAAAACTGGAACGAGCCTGGAAAGTAGCATCAAAATGTGCCAACAAGGAACATGACGAAGACAAAGATCTGACTAAAAACCACATGCTAGCAATCTGTGCTTATACTTCATACTTTTATAAAGATATAAACGATGCTGTCCGATCAGGCAAGAACATCTATGGCAGCACTTTCCAGTACCATCAGTTCTATTACTGGTTAACTACGGCCATACAGATTCTTAAAAAGAACCAACAAAATTGTCACAAGGTTTATCGTAgagtaaaaaagacatttactggtaaaaaaaacaaagttgttcgGTTTGGCTCCTTTACCTCCACCTCTTTTAGAACAAACATGACTGACTTTGGTAATGAGACCTGCTTTTACATTAACACGTGTCTGGGTGCAGACCTGAAAGATTATCCAATGTTTAAAAGCCGCGAACAAGAGGTGCTCATACCTCCCTACGAACAATTCAAGATATCTGACATAAAAGAGGGCGAAGACAAATTGAAAGATATGGAAGATTGtgaaaagacttttattttggagagTAAAGGACCTCACAGCAATCTAAACTGTAGGTTAATTAACAACTGA